From the genome of Oncorhynchus gorbuscha isolate QuinsamMale2020 ecotype Even-year linkage group LG18, OgorEven_v1.0, whole genome shotgun sequence:
ATATACTTTGTCTCTGTGTGGGAATAGAATCTATAACAGTGAGTCTCTTTCTTGGTAGAGCACCCCACCCATCTGCGGCCTGGTTCGTGGATTACTGTTTGTTAATGTTTCAATCAGCTGTGTTGAGGAATGTGGAGCTATTTAACCTGAACTTCCCCAGGTGTGCCGAGGCGCCTCTCGGTCTGGGCCCAACCGCCTGCCCCTGCCCTTTTCACAaagctataacacacacacaatcccacacTGGCCGTGTCTCAGAACGCAGGGGCTGCAGCTGTGCGCATCGCAATGCAGGGAAATGGGAAAACATTGCACCAGGGAGACAGAATAAATCTTACAAGGAATTGCCTTTCCAAAAACAATTTAACCCCTGCTCTGCTGAAATAGAAAATGCTAGTGTAGAGGATCCTCAACTAAAACACAATTTACTTTTAGCATGTTCCAAATtgctattacattttttttaatgaatagaTGTTTATTAATTACTGATTAGACCAAATGCTTTCCTATTACTCTGCTAGTCTGTTTGAAAATATTTTCTTCTAGATATCATTGTCAATATCCGTAACGACCTCTTGACTCAACACTCAAGACTTCTCCATATTATTTATACTGTATGCTAACTTGTAATTTGCTGTTGTAGGACTCGTTAACTGATAACTGCCTCAGCTCCTGAAATGACTTAATTCTGAtagtaaaaaaaagtatttttaatAGTTTAAGGTGAATGATATTTTAAGAagtaagaccccccccccccccccccttacattTTACACAAACTGATGCTATTCCTGAACTACAGTTCAGGGAATgtttgcctccctctctccaagcctGTGCACATATGAACACTATATGAATGTATTATGCCTAACTGAATGTGATGTGGAATGGGAATTATCTGTGACACACATACCATAAAAGCCATGTTTAAAAAATAGTTTTGTTTTAATAAAAACGCCATTTAAGGTACATTGtatacaaaaataaacatttgtttcaCATAATGTGACATTGTAATATACAATACAGTTTGTCGCTCAGGAATCTGAGAAAATTTACTTTTCCTTAAAAAATGTTGAATTTCTACATGTTTCACAAAACTTCTTGAGCAACTACACAACAGGCAAAGCTGTTTGCAGTAACTGCCATGGTCCCCTGGCTAACACAGTCTATTCGGACCCAATCGTCTCTATGAGATCTCGAAATGGATCGAATGCCTTGAGTGACAGTTCCTCGCTTCCTTAGAATGTCCATCGAAAGTATTTTCTAGCATGGGAGTTTGCAACTTTCCTACTTGGCTCAAGGTTTGGTAGTGATAAAATGTCACATAATGTAACCTTGTTCATTCATCGTGGTGGTCGCTCTGGAATGATGGGGCATTACGCCGAGAGCTCTAGCGGCACATGATTCTGTCATCCGAGAATCCATTCTGGAAATAGAGAAAATAAAAACGTTTAAGTCAGTGTTTGCAGTGAAATTACTTGCCTACTGAAACTTAACTTTACGCAGTTATAAACAAACCAATGTACGCAGTTATACTATTCTTATTACTACTTACAGTTAGGTCAGAAGGGAGACACTAGGTAGCTCTTGTAAAAACGAATAAAGACGTGTCAGAGTGATATTTACCTCGACAGTGATGCTGGCCAGCTCTGCGTTCAGGGTTGTCAGAGGTGTGCGGGGCACGCTGCTCTGCTGACAGTTCTTTTCCGGCTCGTCCAGTTCAACCTGCAGGTCCCATATGTAGTCAATGACGTGTTGGAGGATCTCCACCTTGCTGGCCTTCTTGTTGGTAGGCAGAGTGGGGACCAGCTCCTTCAGCTTGCTATAACAGCTGTTCATGTCCTGCAGAAACACGGTCATCTGCTCGTCCAGCAGCGGGATCTTACATTTGGAGATGGAAAGGCTCTGGTCGGATAGGCACCGCACCATGTCCTTGCCTCCAACCTTGCTCTTCAGTGCGCAGGTAGGTCCGACAACCTTCATATTGGCTGATGTTGTAGTTTCCAAGGATAATGAAAATATGGTGCGTAAATAGATTAGCGAAGGCTCCAAAAGTCTTGTTAGTAGTCTTGTGAATGTTGTCTCAGTGATGTTGACAGTTCTCAACAACGCACGAGTGTACAGCTTTGAATTTATAGTAGACTATTTGGGGGCGCCCACAACTCTCCTGTTTGCAGACCGAGGGCCAATAGCACCGCCGTTTTAGCGCTAGAAGGACGGTTCACAAATGCGTTCTTGGCCAATGGGAGCGCGCGCTGGTTATAGGGATTTACATTCTGTTTGAGGGATGCCGTTACAAATTGAAACAAATGTCTGTCTTTTTACGGGTGAGATGTGGGAATCTAGGTTTAGGGACTCTGCAGGTGTAGAGTTCCTGGGGACACTCAAGGTGTGGTGTTGGGTATGTGTGCTGTGTTTGCGAATGTGTGTGGGATGGAATTGATTGGATGGCTGATGGTAATAACCATAGCGCTTGAGATTTTTCTCCCCCAATAACTGTTAGAGTGCACCACAGATATGACCATGTTATTAAGGTGCCACTACCTAGACCTATAGATCTATAGGCCTAACACGCACATTCACAATTTAGTCTAGCAGTACTTCTTTATTATAACGGTTTATTTACATATGTCTGTCTTTTGTGCACTTTCTCCTGTTAACATAGATGGCAGCGAATCTGTTGTCTCTTTATTGGCTACTTACAAACTGCACTTTTTAGTACAGACTCTTTTTTTCCTCTCGTGAAGTGAAGTTCCTGTGATCAACTTCACGAATTCCTTCACATGTTCTCCGTGTGTGCTCAGCCTTGTATGCACATTGAGATTGCATTGCTCTGAATCTTCCCCCAGATTGTCCAAACAAGCCGAGGCAGACTGGCAGGCGCCAGCGCCGTGACGTCACCCATTCATCCGAGCCTTGACGCCTGTCAGCCTGGCGCCGAGCGGGCGGTCGCTATGGAGACCTCAAACAACAGGCTCTCATTCCCCCATTCACCTGCATAGCGCGCAAACCCTGAGAACAAACTGGCTGCGGTGATCATCATTCATTTATCACCTTAAGTCACTGATGATATTACCGCCCCACGCACCTGCAAACGGCCGTTGTTGCCAGTTTACTCGAAGACTATTTAGGGAAAGAAAGCTAAAGATGGAGAGCTGTAAAGTGAAAGCATGCATTTGTACCGCATTTTTACCAAGTTGATAGGATAAGTTATGGCAGCATTCCTTCACATGGAAATATGTCTATATGcaggagtctgtctctctgtggatgTCTCATCACAGACTCTCACACTAGCAACCAGCAAAATGTGTTATATGAAATATGCAGCTTTTCTCAAAGCTGGAATGTCCAATAAAAAGTTATGTATTCATTAACAAAGCTATTGATTGCAAACAGTGTTTTCTAGTGCAATTATATGTCATGCAACATTTTAAGACCATATGCGAAAATAACTAAAGGTAATATTTTCTGTTTAAAAAACCCAGTTTTTCCCCCAGTTTTTCTGGTGATGTGTAGCTTAATTTGCTTATGTATATAATTGCAATTGtttttaaatattacatttataaACTAAACCCATTGTTATAAGGATCCAAATAAATTACCCATATGAGTAAGCAACCAGCCTCACAAGCAAAAATTATGCCTTAACTTTGTTTTTGCCAGAAATAATAGTTAACAAGGAACCTTTTTTTAAAAAAACTTGCTGCAGTAGCCCCTAAaactcaaatatatatatatatattgccctCTGTCCCAGGTCGCAGATGACATggcagagggagaaggggggggggggggagcaagaACAATGGGAGTGCGGTGCAGGGATTGTGGGAGAGAATCTAGACTGGAGCCACAGTGTCTGGAGCGCCCCTCCATTCCCCTCATCCAGCTTTTGTTCAGCTGCAAAAGCTATCAGCACTTCCTACTGACACCAACAATAACTCCACACAGCTGGGCCCTTTTCAGCCTGTTTGCAGCACATCAAGGcaatggaagagagagggaagaggcagaGGGAAAAGAAAGGTGAAACATATTAACTCCTGGTTTTAACTGACAGAATAGCAATGCCTCCCACcatcacccacccatccacaattCCCTCTTCCATGGCCAGTTATTCATTGTAGTTAATGCTGGAATGCAAACTGACATGTAATTGCACCAATGAATTATAATGATTTGTGGTAAAAATTTGATCCCACATTGTATTTCATCTTTGTACATTGTATTCTGTATGTATCAATGTCAACACATGCAATCAGATTACTTGATGATGGCAGCTGATGACGGAGACACTAGCATTCTTTAAACTTCTTTCTGGACAAGACAGCAGCCTTTGACACAGTGAATCATGAGATTCTCATCAGCAGACTTAATAACTTTTTGGGATTCTCTGGCACAGCACTCCAGTGGTTTTGCTCCTATCTGACTGATAAACAAGAATTTGTGACACTTGGAAATTATGAACCCAACCCTGCCACAGTCACCCAAGGGgtcccacagggctctgttctggGGCCACTCCTGTTAACTATATACATGCTGCCACTTGATATACTAATCCAAAGATTTGGAGTAAACTTTCATTTTTATGCTGTTGACCAAGAAATATATTTGAGAACAAAAGGGGACACTGAGATTGTAACAACCAAACTGACAGAACTGTCTGGATGCAACCAAGAGATGCATGCAGTTGAACTTCCTAAAACTTAATTGCAGCAAAACAGAGCTTGTGCCCTTTGGCTCTAAGAGTGCACAGAGTAAGATGAGCACTTTCTACATTTTTCCACCTGTATGACATTGCTTGAATCAGGTTATTCTTGTCCACTGCGGATGCTGAGAAGCTTGTCCATGCCCTGGTAACATCTCAGCTTGACTATTGTAGTGCACCGCTGACAGAAATCGCAGTAAGGCTTCTGTCTCGACTCCAGATGATCCAGAACTAAGCTGCCAGGATGCTCTCACAAACTACACAAACAACTCACAGCACCCCTGTTTTATTCAACCTCAATTGGCTTCCTGTTCAATACAGGATCACATTTTAAATTCTGCTGCTGACCTTGTTTTTTTCTACTTTTTAATGTATTGTTGCTGAATTTTGTTTGTGTTTTACAAATAAATTATTATTACTATCAAAAAGGCTGGCATGCAAGAATTTCAGCCTGTCACTCAGAAGGAACACTGTGTACAGCACAGCAGTGTTTTCAACAGTTTGTGCCAGTACAGAAACTTCCCCCCCACAGCTTTGTCATTATACTGTAAATTGTCCCCTTTGTAGAGGGGAAGTGTATTGGCTAATACGCCCTCTTTATCACTACAGAAAGTAGTTCCACAAAAGCAGAGTACAGGAAGTAGTGAGGGGAGAAGTTGGTGTTCAGAGGGAAAATACCATTCCAGTAATGTTTTAACCATGTTGCTGCTGTTATTATTACCATGGAACAATAGCTACTGCTCAAAGGGCTTCCTGAAACATGGCCTTTCTAAAACAGTGTTGTCAAACtaattccatggagggcctagtgcctgctggtttttgttttttcctttcaaataagacctagacaaccaggtgaagagagttccttactaattagtgaccttaatccATCAATCAaatacaagggaggagcgaaaacctgcACAGCCtctgccctccgtggaatgagtttgacacgtttTCTAAAACTATGAGTCAACAATAATTATTGATATCATTGTTGGTTGTGGACATCACACTTAGCAATAATCATTCAATCATGTAACATGACATAATATAGTATAATTTATTTTATAATGTAATTTAACTTGAGCACAAGTACTCACGCACCAgcgcgcacacatgcacacacacacacaccatctccccACAGCTGTGAGATTAGTTTCCAGTTCCCAGTCTGGCTCTTCCTATTTGGTCGATAGTGATCACACCTGTGCAGGTATTTGGAGAAGAGGGCCGTCATTCATATGGGAGTGGTGCGGTGTCACGTATACAGAATGTGTGATGTGATAGTGAAACGCTGTCATGGTTTTCTCATAGCTGCCTCAATGTCAAATGTATAATGTTGATAGCGATTGAGATACCTTAGGAGCAGGAACAATAATGATGATTAtatggagggggtggggggggggctgagtGTGTCATTTCTGCTTACTCAATGAGTTTGTTATGATTGGTTCCCTCCTGTTCCCTGTGGTGACTGCTCGTCTCTGCCATGGCCTGCtatgccctgccctgctctggcCTGGTCAGCCATGGCGTCCCCCTGGGGAGACTGGCCTCTAATGAGCGCCTGGCCGTGGGGAGTCAGTCACATCCTGTCCGATGACAGGGCAGCTCCTGTTCACAGATGTGTCATCAGCAGAACAGGCTTGCTGCTGTAAAGTCTGGAGGCGTTTGAACAGTTACTGTGTGTGAGGCTATTTATTTTCCTGAGCTCCACAGGCTTGTCCTGCTCTGAACTGTAATACTCTGAGAAACAGGGGCATGTTGCAGGGGGAGGTGGTGTTGCTGACAGCTGAGAGGATGAACAAAGTTAGTTCATGGCTACGTTGCTGTTCATCCTAACAGTCTGTTAATTGACATCAATATTGTCAGATCTCTGGATTATAAATGTAGCGAGTTGTATTCACTGATCGTAAGTGCTGTGGCTATAGATGTAGAGATCCATCCAGTCCCACAGTTGTCTAGGACTGTGTCCTTGGCCCTGGCTGCCCTCTCACTCACACTCAGGGACAGGCACATCTTTGGCCCTCTGCATCCAGCAGCAGCTTCTGTGCCTACGCGTTCACAGTGGGAGCAGCGGACCTCGGCCTAACCCCCTGCCTCCGCCTGGTTCCCACACATACTATCAAAGCCCTTTAATGGCTTCTAATTAGCTCCCCATCTGCTGGTGACGGCGCACTGGTGGCATGCAAAAGCACCCATTGAGAGCATCGGCATTGTGCTCTGGAATACTTTCCACTCCAGTGGCAATTGTCTGGAGAGAGTTTTAGCCAGGGGGGAGTGTTCTACGGTCAGGGGTTTGGGGGAGGGACAGACAATGGGAGACAGTGTTACGGCTTGTTGCAAATCTAATAACGCCAGAGTCCCTTCAATCCCTGGACATCCTCTacactacacccccccccctacctctcctttccttctcacAGTTTGACCTCTCTAAAGTGTTCTACATGGAGAAGGTGCTGTTCTGTGTTCCGTTTTGAGTGTAGGTAATAAACCTGATAAGGTGTTCCGATTCGTTATGCATACGACTCTCCAGCTCTACCTCTCCACAGGGGAAACAATGACTCTACCTCTTTAGAAACTACGATGTCTGCTAATGAGGCGTAGTCATAAGAAGCTCCTCTAGTGGCCTGCTATGCTATATGTGAATAGGGCCTGTGTTTGGGCTACATGGtcctcacacagacagacacaatgacagacagacaaacaaacagacagtgggGCCCAGCCCAGGTTCAGTAGATCCATTAGGGGGAACCAGCTGTTCACAGTGGGGGAGGACTATGGGGACCAGGGCCCACTGCTGCTGGGCAGCTGTCACCAGGATGCAGGGAGATGATAGGGGGCAAACTGCTGCTGAAAATCATCAACTCAACCAGCCAGCATCCTCTGCCTCCCCAGAGCAGAGCCCATCCTCACCTCAGACTGCCTAGCACATTGAACTGGACATGGAGAGTTCCAAGTCATCTAGCTTACGATCCTACACACTGGGACCTGATCAAATCTGTTTTCAATTATATAGCAGAGATATACACTGTTCACGAGTGTGGAGTGTTGTTCAGGAGCATCAA
Proteins encoded in this window:
- the LOC124003331 gene encoding DNA-binding protein inhibitor ID-1-like; translated protein: MKVVGPTCALKSKVGGKDMVRCLSDQSLSISKCKIPLLDEQMTVFLQDMNSCYSKLKELVPTLPTNKKASKVEILQHVIDYIWDLQVELDEPEKNCQQSSVPRTPLTTLNAELASITVENGFSDDRIMCR